A single window of Deltaproteobacteria bacterium DNA harbors:
- the rimI gene encoding ribosomal protein S18-alanine N-acetyltransferase: MDLPEVLAIERTSYVNPWTAELFLAEMAKSHAGQRVARLATGLEAGTIVGYICYWLVVPEIEIVNLAVHAAHRGCGRGRKLLLHALGLAYNKGVRLATLEVRRGNEAARFLYERLGFRTVAERANYYAEYGDAALILQLQMDHRWWHRWQQNCSLPRR, encoded by the coding sequence ATGGACCTCCCCGAGGTCTTGGCCATAGAGAGGACGAGTTATGTCAATCCCTGGACAGCGGAGCTCTTTCTGGCCGAAATGGCCAAGAGTCATGCGGGACAGCGAGTGGCCAGGCTTGCCACAGGGCTAGAGGCAGGCACCATTGTCGGCTATATCTGCTACTGGCTGGTGGTGCCCGAGATAGAAATTGTCAACCTGGCGGTGCACGCTGCTCACCGAGGATGCGGCCGCGGCCGAAAACTTCTGCTGCATGCTCTCGGTTTGGCATATAATAAAGGTGTCAGACTGGCGACGCTGGAGGTCCGCCGAGGCAATGAAGCAGCCCGTTTTCTCTATGAGAGGCTGGGCTTCCGAACAGTGGCCGAACGCGCCAATTACTATGCCGAGTATGGGGATGCAGCCCTGATCCTGCAGCTGCAGATGGATCATAGGTGGTGGCACAGATGGCAGCAGAATTGTTCACTTCCGAGGCGCTGA
- a CDS encoding glyceraldehyde-3-phosphate dehydrogenase translates to MNGASTHDGKGSHVKLGINGLGRIGKLSLWHQVERGYFAEIVVNTGRPAGRSLEDIALFIEKDSTYGSLHHYLYGCRARRVIEQLDESSGRMLINGIPVTVLRQHRNPRHLDWRQHGVELVLDATGKFRDPTLPAEHEGGSARGHLAAGAKKVVISAPFKISEAAGSLPDDAVTTIAGINDTDYDPQRHVIVSHASCTTTCLAYMLKPLIDSFGVDRILSVSMATVHASTGSQQVLDHLPKAGAKDLRRNRSIFNNIILTSTGAAQALAQVLPEMRKIPFIAESVRIPINTGSLIILVVNFQEMPDRPYVDREQINRVYREHAALDPRGYLRYTEEQNVSSDIIGLQGVAATIEGHETHTRTAAVAIDLSRALPGDMVQRLPETTLEIPITKAVIYGWYDNELGSYSSMLADRLISMAELL, encoded by the coding sequence ATGAACGGTGCCAGCACACATGACGGCAAAGGTTCTCATGTCAAACTGGGAATCAACGGCCTGGGGCGCATTGGCAAGCTGAGCCTGTGGCATCAGGTGGAGCGAGGCTACTTTGCCGAAATCGTGGTGAACACAGGACGGCCTGCAGGCCGCAGTCTGGAAGACATAGCCCTTTTCATAGAAAAGGATTCTACCTACGGCAGTCTGCACCACTATCTCTATGGCTGCCGGGCCAGGCGTGTTATCGAGCAGCTGGATGAGAGCAGCGGCCGCATGCTCATCAACGGCATCCCGGTGACCGTGCTGCGCCAGCATCGAAATCCTCGCCATCTCGACTGGCGGCAGCATGGAGTGGAGCTGGTGCTCGATGCCACTGGCAAGTTTCGAGATCCAACTCTGCCAGCCGAGCACGAGGGCGGCTCAGCGCGGGGGCATCTTGCTGCCGGCGCCAAGAAGGTGGTCATTTCTGCGCCATTCAAAATAAGCGAAGCGGCTGGCAGCCTGCCGGATGATGCAGTCACCACCATTGCCGGCATCAATGACACGGACTATGATCCCCAACGGCATGTGATCGTCTCGCATGCCTCCTGCACCACCACCTGTCTGGCCTACATGCTGAAGCCTCTCATCGACAGCTTCGGTGTGGACCGCATTCTGTCGGTTTCCATGGCCACGGTGCACGCCAGTACTGGCAGCCAGCAGGTTCTCGACCACCTGCCCAAGGCGGGTGCCAAAGATTTGCGGAGAAACAGGAGCATCTTCAACAATATCATCCTGACGTCTACCGGGGCAGCGCAGGCCCTGGCGCAAGTTCTGCCCGAGATGAGGAAGATCCCCTTTATCGCTGAATCCGTCCGCATACCGATCAATACTGGCTCCCTCATCATTCTGGTGGTCAATTTTCAAGAAATGCCAGACCGGCCATATGTGGACAGAGAGCAGATAAACAGGGTTTACCGCGAACACGCTGCTCTTGATCCCAGGGGTTATTTGCGCTACACGGAAGAGCAGAACGTTTCCAGCGATATTATTGGCCTCCAGGGAGTGGCTGCCACCATAGAGGGTCACGAGACGCACACTCGCACTGCGGCTGTGGCCATAGACCTCTCGCGGGCTCTACCCGGCGACATGGTGCAGAGACTGCCCGAGACCACTCTGGAGATACCCATTACCAAAGCGGTCATCTATGGCTGGTATGACAATGAATTGGGCTCCTATAGCTCCATGCTGGCTGACAGATTGATCAGCATGGCTGAGCTGCTTTGA
- a CDS encoding PTS sugar transporter subunit IIA gives MVGLLVVTHRDLAQELIATAELIVGEIDNCVGLSVQPDVPVDDLRRQMHQAIDQVNSGDGVIVLTDMFGGTPSNLSLSFLNQQGIEVVTGVNLPMLIKLATARQDSEVGELAKLIKDYGRRSISLASEILEGGPES, from the coding sequence ATGGTGGGACTGCTCGTGGTGACGCATCGAGATCTGGCCCAAGAGCTCATTGCCACTGCTGAACTCATTGTGGGAGAGATCGACAACTGTGTGGGGCTCTCTGTACAGCCCGATGTGCCGGTAGACGACCTGCGCCGTCAGATGCACCAGGCAATCGACCAGGTAAACAGCGGTGACGGCGTGATTGTGCTCACGGACATGTTCGGGGGGACTCCCAGCAACTTGAGCCTGAGTTTTTTGAATCAGCAGGGCATAGAAGTGGTCACTGGAGTGAATCTGCCCATGCTCATCAAGCTGGCCACCGCCCGCCAGGATTCGGAGGTGGGTGAACTGGCCAAACTCATAAAGGATTATGGCCGGCGAAGCATTTCCCTTGCCAGCGAAATCCTGGAAGGCGGCCCAGAATCATGA